One Oryza glaberrima chromosome 10, OglaRS2, whole genome shotgun sequence DNA segment encodes these proteins:
- the LOC127753349 gene encoding uncharacterized protein LOC127753349 produces the protein MDYGAAASHAAAAGPPPAADPHHPHYPHPYAGYPYPYAAYNPAAPASEPATAASSSYYYPTAVSAAASAGQYDPYAAYQYYADPAAAGPGSGGAGGLPGYYFGAGEAFQAPASSASQGAPAATAAAGKEAGKHFGFDPQRYAQAAAARSSNGVAPAIAAPGMHPAQWNAHFGHPVPKIVSRKHIKKKPKVVQPLTCEVCKIQCDTPEVLRIHKTGKKHKKNLERLQDSITPKPVKPPSTPNTVALAANMAPDPVTTSVTTSVMPAAQTKKKKSAAATPEELEVKRRRVLDAGAAQGEVKICTVCNVVVNSQKVYEFHIIGQKHKAMVQKQQAQPPIA, from the exons ATGGactacggcgccgccgcctctcacgccgccgccgcggggccgccgccggcggcggatcccCACCACCCGCACTACCCTCACCCCTACGCCGGCTACCCTTACCCCTACGCGGCGTACAACCCGGCCGCCCCCGCCTCggagcccgccaccgccgcctcatcCTCCTACTACTACCCCACCgcggtctccgccgccgcctctgccggcCAGTACGACCCCTACGCGGCGTACCAGTACTACGCTGACCCCGCCGCGGCCGGgccaggcagcggcggcgccgggggcctGCCGGGGTACTACTTCGGCGCCGGTGAGGCGTTTCAGGCCCCGGCATCGTCGGCGTCGCAGGGTGCTCCGGCGGCTACCGCGGCGGCTGGCAAGGAGGCCGGGAAGCACTTTGGGTTCGATCCTCAGCGCTACGCGCAG GCAGCAGCCGCCAGATCTTCGAATGGAGTGGCACCAGCAATTGCAGCCCCAGGCATGCACCCTGCTCAGTGGAATGCCCATTTCGGGCATCCTGTGCCGAAAATTGTTTCAAGAAAGCATATAAAGAAAAAGCCAAAGGTTGTGCAACCATTGACTTGTGAAGTTTGCAAGATTCAGTGCGATACTCCAGAAGTTCTAAGGATCCATAAGACGGGAAAGAAGCACAAGAAAAACTTAGAGAGGCTACAAGACTCTATCACACCTAAACCAGTAAAGCCTCCAAGTACTCCAAACACTGTTGCTCTTGCAGCAAATATGGCACCTGATCCTGTCACTACTAGTGTCACTACCAGTGTGATGCCTGCTGCAcaaacgaagaagaagaagagtgcTGCAGCAACCCCAGAGGAACTGGAGGTGAAGAGGAGGCGTGTACTTGACGCTGGAGCAGCTCAAGGAGAAGTGAAAATATGTACCGTGTGCAATGTGGTCGTCAACAGCCAGAAAGTTTATGAGTTTCACATAATTGGTCAGAAGCATAAGGCCATGGTACAGAAACAGCAAGCGCAGCCACCTATAGCCTGA
- the LOC127753350 gene encoding uncharacterized protein LOC127753350, whose protein sequence is MKPISEYKQKVSLEIEGIKEKHKMKENADIHQLQDIRGSLKEPEKDKTETKHIQERSSTITQNSGITATQIPQSPALLHDELNMLNSQATPVAQLSYTSLMHQVINSPRINIQPNMASLESFTSLHQTPSAFHCRIQ, encoded by the exons ATGAAGCCAATTTCAGAATATAAACAGAAAGTGAGCTTGGAGATAGAGGGGATTAAAGAAAAACACAAGATGAAAGAAAATGCAG ATATTCATCAACTACAAGATATAAGGGGAAGTTTAAAAGAACCAGAGAAGGACAAAACAGAAACAAAGCATATTCAAGAAAGAAGTTCTACCATCACACAAAAttcag GAATAACTGCAACTCAAATACCACAGAGCCCAGCATTGCTACATGATGAGTTAAACATGCTAAACTCTCAAGCAACACCg GTAGCACAGTTATCATATACAAGTCTCATGCACCAAGTGATAAACAGTCCACGCATAAACATACAACCTAATATG GCAAGCCTAGAAAGTTTCACAAGTCTCCATCAGACACCCTCGGCCTTTCAT tGCAGAATTCAATGA